From one Babesia bovis T2Bo chromosome 3, whole genome shotgun sequence genomic stretch:
- a CDS encoding putative deoxyhypusine synthase — protein MDSFSNESCNIPDVAAKAVLQPSSLPKDCEAYVEGIHYDHDISIEELLAIYKNFGFQATHLGQAAEMIDRMLKYRLIDDPVSEDDIGSKYEDPEVRKSTKCTIWLAFTSNMISCGLRDAFVYLAKHKLIDVVVTSGGGVEEDLIKCMGKTYIGRFNMDGATMRESGLNRIGNLFIPNDNYCDFETWLQPRLDEMHRQQTEDGVSWTPSTFIDFLGKEINDETSFCYWCHKNQIPVFCPGITDGSIGDNLYFHTYSKSSPTTLKIDVVRDIRRVNDIAVHSKKSGIIILGGGLAKHHVCNANLMRNGADFAVYISTAQEFDGSDSGANPDEAVSWGKIKAYTNPVKVHADASLVFPLLVAGVFRKYENTRL, from the coding sequence ATGGATAGTTTTTCTAACGAGTCGTGTAACATTCCTGATGTTGCAGCGAAGGCGGTTTTACAGCCATCTTCTTTACCAAAGGATTGCGAAGCCTATGTTGAAGGCATCCATTATGATCATGATATTTCCATTGAAGAGCTTTTAGCTATTTATAAGAATTTTGGTTTTCAAGCAACGCATCTAGGTCAGGCTGCTGAAATGATTGATCGCATGTTGAAGTACAGGTTGATTGATGACCCTGTATCGGAGGATGATATCGGTAGCAAATATGAAGATCCTGAGGTCCGTAAGAGTACCAAGTGTACTATATGGCTGGCGTTTACATCTAATATGATTTCTTGTGGCCTTAGGGATGCTTTCGTGTACTTAGCCAAGCACAAACTGATCGACGTCGTTGTGACGAGTGGTGGTGGCGTTGAGGAGGACCTGATTAAATGCATGGGCAAGACCTACATAGGCAGATTCAATATGGACGGTGCCACCATGCGTGAGAGTGGCTTAAATCGTATTGGTAATTTGTTTATACCCAATGATAACTACTGTGATTTCGAAACATGGCTTCAACCTAGACTGGACGAAATGCATCGTCAGCAAACGGAAGATGGCGTTAGCTGGACGCCATCGACATTCATTGACTTTTTGGGTAAGGAAATAAATGACGAGACTTCCTTTTGTTATTGGTGTCACAAGAACCAGATACCAGTATTTTGTCCTGGCATCACTGATGGTTCCATTGGTGATAATCTGTACTTCCATACCTACAGCAAGAGTTCACCCACTACTCTCAAGATTGATGTTGTGCGTGATATACGTCGTGTTAATGATATAGCTGTCCACAGTAAAAAATCAGGTATCATTATCCTAGGTGGTGGCCTGGCTAAACACCATGTTTGCAATGCTAATTTGATGCGTAACGGCGCTGACTTTGCTGTGTACATTTCCACAGCTCAGGAGTTTGACGGTTCGGACTCTGGTGCCAACCCTGATGAAGCTGTTTCTTGGGGCAAGATAAAGGCATATACGAATCCTGTTAAGGTTCATGCTGACGCTTCCCTTGTGTTCCCCTTACTGGTAGCTGGTGTTTTCCGCAAGTACGAGAATACCAGGCTATAG
- a CDS encoding actin family protein has protein sequence MSDETLALVLDTGSYSTKIGYSGAEKPQCVFRTLCAYKQGEELVVGQAALNHVDSSTIISPFIHGIVRNWALAERIWKHAFDNALKVPQTSHPLLLSEPPLNPKLHREKCAQLLFEAFEVPGLFICPSSLMALYGSGKTSGLVVDVGEGVSHAVPVLEGTPLPHAVQRLDIGGSDLTSFLVSKIPELNPSLYQSRIIANDIKSACCYMASNYNQQLQSVEKSPAQFTKKYSLPDGNVISLGKEVFQCPEIILAPHLFGRYCPSLIDVVCHSARSCEPEHHKTMFTNILLTGGSTMFDGFLQRCEKELKEATHDNVSLKVMHNIPNRDIAVWTGGSIVASLSSFQQMWVTKEEYDESGPTVVHRKCF, from the exons ATGTCGGATGAAACTCTCGCATTAGTATTGGATACAGGGTCCTATAGCACTAAAATAGGCTATTCAGGAGCTGAAAAACCACAATGTGTGTTCAGGACACTCTGTGCCT ACAAACAAGGCGAGGAATTAGTCGTTGGACAGGCAGCTTTAAACCATGTTGATTCAAGTACGATTATATCACCATTCATCCATGGCATTGTGCGTAATTG GGCACTCGCTGAACGTATTTGGAAACATGCTTTCGATAACGCACTTAAAGTGCCTCAAACATCACACCCATTACTTCTTTCGGAGCCTCCATTAAATCCTAAACTGCATAGGGAAAAGTGTGCGCAACTGCTCTTCGAGGCATTTGAGGTCCCGGGGTTGTTTATTTGTCCCAGTTCACTTATGGCGCTTTACGGCTCCGGTAAGACCTCGGGGCTTGTAGTGGATGTCGGTGAAGGTGTATCGCATGCTGTACCTGTACTGGAAGGAACGCCATTGCCGCACGCTGTTCAACGTCTGGATATTGGTGGGAGCGATTTGACATCGTTCCTGGTATCCAAAATACCGGAACTTAATCCTTCATTATACCAAAGCAGGATTATCGCAAATGACATTAAGTCGGCATGCTGTTATATGGCTTCCAACTACAACCAGCAACTGCAGTCTGTGGAGAAAAGCCCTGCGCAGTTTACAAAAAAGTACTCTTTACCTGATGGTAACGTCATATCGCTGGGTAAGGAAGTGTTCCAATGCCCAGAAATTATACTTGCGCCGCATTTATTTGGACGATACTGCCCGTCGTTGATTGATGTGGTCTGCCACAGTGCGCGCAGCTGTGAGCCGGAACATCATAAAACTATGTTTACCAATATACTTCTCACCGGTGGAAGTACTATGTTTGATGGATTTTTGCAGCGTTGTGAAAAGGAGCTCAAAGAGGCCACCCACGATAACGTTTCGCTGAAGGTTATGCACAATATCCCTAACCGTGATATAGCAGTATGGACAGGGGGTTCCATTGTCGCATCACTTTCTTCGTTCCAACAAATGTGGGTTACCAAAGAAGAATATGACGAGTCGGGTCCAACGGTTGTACATCGCAAATGCTTCTAG
- a CDS encoding phosphatidylinositol-4-phosphate 5-kinase family protein, whose translation MINKTKVVKPCSKSSREWSYKDDTTYRNDTQSSDSPWYEGIFQEDDFWHSELLDLVSKYIRHHIYNDNTALRLSDDVADYIGNLLLRYGFRAKQKHGTRDIIDTVKILPLPYKLHSLLKLDTLKGISLFNGLCIQGRLAHPRMYKQLDRLTVLLTHQFLSFSDTINSNTYEDISDVRTNHSYVDYYVEQLCNTSVKLVICTGNLSLEVAEKLHLRGICCLCNVSREEITQLSLAIGAPVLPRIAHDVVLSQYIAYIGSFQYIEQCGFAIGAIRVGPCFHGCTVIYSRLRLLSGRYASIRDLMQIALWRIQLLFDELQFVKILGGGINLNTALNLLKKNSTSLLRRSAIYLDHNYTGNTPSCANEIITPLNSTVEINEQCMNEHVTLTRHPTCSRLLRIERLFSLIKGRDIDHIDMIPQKAPFYIHFSNWVSDYLLGTTSNCSGAPQICDIQHMATHAVIKYYEYSTRSNEMCGSVVLKALPVGSYARGMFLNDFVGWYTSTLDQDVCITSEQCNEQMSNHTLHLETVEPMEGELHKRLSMVVTRKRNYSSTRMHLSSRCKECNDEATVDVPHITFGNFVYLLLHNGVYTAGCGHPLFGSHSFRIQADKVTICLHVQEVQNYKVGAWLDINLLNANLGNLSLGQAGATRTDQRLIRCGEKLRKLHQTILNTCDTIDTDNQSVLITDELSDTQCSIYEHELDLLNVRNLTPSLDLAVKHLFSTLCDIVETRFQQLISVDDIQHALPCRCEVGATYKNLLLDSRNQWATPFKVESISDLDTLWKDRNSIGQSICPRLRDQLSNSIGKGYGYSFCHKCHMDKFNSIAELEVVNWIYTITATVRSIGVNLKSMIENLRGNMALLDVPNDVNSTSLEDVTTSSHHSAVKDVSNSPAFSIATWAFSAASKSFSGARSPSMVLTLNRENTKDLNSNDMRNPVDTINDIVERTLDNIRLCYIQVVAHLIFGVFWSSPDSMDIYTTVRSFVVSLTSLCRQIIGDVMKSPVCYPYNKSRLLDSNIFIDDANIELNPSLMDAQMSSARKYSHPMDSNIERSRHNISYRTSESMDAVNEVNGYIPENTVSLDNILPLGQHKYYVVWGLIFAVNTRHHNSQTHDSEVLYPSISRSFSREIDTDQQKDDLLTITETLRRIWNSSTIGSFRLIMQGRSVDSVAQLLSRMHDGCPKLSESVVAVRYGMLPLLRRDIGSLISAALMSQEYMEECVSNFVRPIKHNWCTLGKRLLDYTRNRRYCYLRFSNVYVDFEMQLPKRRMLNARNTSHKSGLMLNFLIFRYVKRSSHLFSFCSSAEPAIIDNDWTHRDMNKHKSRFCFESVVQNDIGRTTVSLLSYWQIMYFVINKDKASNRTTNSILCPVTYPSYGTPIIICNSRLWNYKWCSHEKDYYKAPVMDHIVKGIMNNIIDTNKQLKAYIEWTCQYLEESIIRMLDTNAIVAHSSVVISSAYGVKTRTGEPHHIEKTAGTPRGSCRVARSYGSQPDMYLHMYRSKRWTFQRSISLFMGNHQNDLGLESPANTMGTHGKDTDGQVQIPTAVEVNCPIYGGRGNAEWNNIENRHYDTRTTQHITQTGIKFSGATLSDTTLRKTHLWIHNANFLCPEITLSSINPNYTVVFHHPEAFHNLRHLFCADDLTFARSLSRTSKLRSSGGKSGAPLYVSCDGKFMIKHLNRHEFQLLIDRAPRFFEHIFTGGTLLSIPYGLVSLIHKRNGSVARLLIMQYVDHSTGSRKLTFDMKGVAFKRSVSVNSSITECRPPEGSTRSRCCSFDSETEWFTNIVMLDYNFKNYTRGSPIRLAKDDVARIFEYLRRDLEFLSMLEVVDYSILLQICPSEGVMVLGIIDFLRPYTWDKQIESIGKKLANLAIGQEPTIVSPLEYRARFFRFISRIIWHYNEETISNAVDNNVKEIDLTKPTFNCRCSFCATTKLLYTNSDVKSLSHYMMSTSISVRKYIQSLVSNVAPAEDRYKHACQVVAMLQENYETAAICPIKDIT comes from the coding sequence ATGATCAATAAGACAAAGGTTGTAAAACCTTGTAGTAAATCATCAAGAGAATGGAGCTATAAAGATGACACTACGTATCGCAATGATACGCAATCGTCGGATTCTCCATGGTATGAGGGTATATTCCAGGAAGATGACTTTTGGCACAGCGAGCTCCTGGATCTGGTATCCAAATACATCCGGCATCATATCTATAATGATAACACTGCACTTCGCCTTTCGGATGACGTAGCAGATTACATCGGAAATCTTTTGCTTCGTTATGGTTTTCGTGCTAAACAAAAACATGGTACACGAGATATCATTGATACCGTCAAGATTTTACCGCTGCCCTATAAATTACATagtttattaaaattgGATACCCTCAAAGGTATATCGTTATTCAATGGATTGTGTATACAGGGTCGGCTTGCGCATCCAAGGATGTATAAGCAGCTTGATAGGCTTACCGTATTATTGACGCATCAATTTTTATCGTTTAGCGACACCATAAATAGTAATACCTATGAAGATATTTCCGATGTTCGCACAAATCATAGTTATGTTGACTACTATGTGGAACAACTCTGTAATACTTCCGTGAAACTCGTTATATGCACCGGTAATCTCAGTTTGGAGGTGGCTGAAAAATTGCATTTACGAGGCATTTGCTGTTTATGTAATGTCTCACGAGAAGAAATTACACAGCTCTCTTTGGCTATTGGTGCGCCTGTTTTGCCTAGGATTGCCCATGATGTTGTTCTAAGTCAGTATATCGCCTATATCGGTAGCTTCCAGTACATTGAACAATGTGGATTTGCCATTGGTGCTATACGTGTGGGTCCATGTTTTCACGGATGTACCGTAATCTACTCTAGATTAAGGTTACTTAGCGGGCGATATGCATCAATACGTGATTTGATGCAAATTGCACTTTGGCGGATACAGCTGCTATTCGATGAGTTACAGTTTGTTAAAATCCTTGGAGGGGGTATTAACCTTAATACCGCACTCAAtttactgaagaagaacTCAACATCACTATTACGACGGTCTGCTATATATCTTGATCACAATTATACCGGGAACACACCGAGTTGTGCCAATGAGATAATCACTCCGTTGAACAGTACTGTAGAGATCAATGAGCAGTGTATGAATGAACATGTCACATTAACACGCCATCCTACATGTTCACGCCTTCTGAGGATCGAACGATTATTTTCATTGATTAAAGGAAGGGATATAGATCACATAGACATGATTCCACAAAAGGCTCCATTTTATATCCACTTCTCAAACTGGGTGTCTGATTATCTGTTAGGTACTACATCGAACTGCAGTGGTGCTCCACAGATTTGTGATATACAGCATATGGCAACGCATGCTGTCATTAAATACTATGAATACTCCACCCGATCTAATGAAATGTGCGGTTCAGTTGTATTGAAGGCACTTCCAGTCGGATCTTACGCAAGGGGTATGTTTCTCAATGATTTCGTTGGATGGTACACTTCTACGCTAGATCAAGACGTTTGCATAACATCTGAGCAATGTAATGAGCAGATGAGTAACCATACATTACACCTGGAAACGGTCGAACCAATGGAGGGCGAATTACATAAACGGCTTTCTATGGTGGTAACACGTAAAAGGAATTACTCAAGCACAAGAATGCATCTATCTTCACGCTGTAAAGAATGTAATGACGAAGCAACAGTCGATGTACCGCATATTACGTTTGGGAATTTCGTCTATTTACTTTTGCACAATGGCGTCTATACTGCCGGATGTGGGCATCCCCTATTTGGGTCACATTCTTTTAGGATTCAGGCGGATAAAGTAACAATATGTTTACACGTACAAGAGGTACAAAACTATAAGGTTGGGGCTTGGTTGGATATAAACCTGCTCAATGCTAACCTTGGGAATCTCTCCTTGGGTCAAGCAGGAGCTACTCGTACAGATCAGAGACTTATTCGTTGCGGTGAAAAATTAAGGAAGCTACATCAAACCATATTGAATACATGCGATACCATAGATACTGATAATCAGTCGGTATTAATAACTGATGAATTGAGCGATACCCAATGTAGCATTTATGAACATGAGTTGGATCTTCTGAACGTTAGAAATTTGACACCATCGTTGGATTTAGCCGTTAAACATCTCTTCAGCACGTTGTGTGACATTGTGGAAACTAGGTTTCAACAATTGATATCCGTAGATGATATCCAACATGCTCTTCCATGTAGGTGTGAGGTTGGTGCTACCTACAAAAACTTATTGTTGGACTCAAGGAACCAATGGGCTACACCATTCAAGGTGGAGTCTATCTCAGATTTAGACACACTTTGGAAAGATAGAAACTCTATAGGACAGTCCATTTGTCCGAGACTCAGGGACCAACTGTCAAATTCAATTGGTAAAGGTTATGGTTATTCATTTTGCCACAAGTGCCATATGGATAAATTTAACAGTATTGCTGAATTAGAAGTGGTAAACtggatatacacaataaCTGCTACTGTGAGATCAATTGGAGTAAATCTAAAGTCGATGATTGAGAACCTGCGTGGTAACATGGCATTGCTGGATGTGCCCAACGATGTAAATAGTACATCATTAGAAGATGTAACAACATCTTCTCATCATTCTGCTGTTAAGGATGTGTCAAATAGTCCTGCGTTTTCGATTGCCACATGGGCATTCTCTGCTGCCTCAAAGTCATTTAGTGGTGCGAGAAGTCCCTCAATGGTGCTGACATTGAATAGAGAAAATACTAAGGATCTTAATAGCAATGATATGCGGAATCCAGTGGATACTATTAATGATATCGTCGAACGTACTCTCGATAACATCAGGTTGTGTTACATACAAGTTGTGGCGCATTTAATCTTTGGCGTCTTCTGGTCAAGTCCTGACTcgatggatatatacaccacAGTGAGGTCCTTCGTAGTTTCTTTAACCTCCTTATGCCGGCAGATAATAGGCGATGTAATGAAGTCGCCTGTATGTTATCCATACAACAAATCACGCCTCCTGGATTCAAATATCTTTATAGATGACGCGAATATCGAATTGAACCCATCCTTGATGGATGCTCAGATGTCAAGTGCTAGAAAATATTCTCATCCTATGGACTCTAATATTGAACGTAGCAGACACAATATATCCTACCGAACCAGTGAATCAATGGATGCTGTGAATGAAGTAAACGGATATATCCCAGAGAACACCGTTTCACTTGACAATATTTTGCCTTTAGGACAACATAAGTACTATGTTGTTTGGGGATTAATATTTGCCGTTAATACCAGGCATCACAATTCTCAAACGCACGATTCCGAAGTACTGTATCCATCTATTAGCCGATCGTTTTCTAGGGAAATAGATACTGACCAACAGAAAGACGATTTATTGACTATAACTGAAACGCTGCGTCGTATTTGGAATTCTTCTACGATAGGTTCATTTAGACTCATAATGCAAGGTCGATCTGTAGATAGTGTTGCACAGCTACTATCTCGAATGCATGATGGTTGCCCTAAGCTTTCTGAATCTGTTGTGGCAGTACGTTATGGAATGCTACCGCTGTTGCGCCGTGATATTGGTAGCTTAATATCAGCTGCACTGATGTCACAAGAGTATATGGAGGAATGTGTCAGCAACTTCGTGCGTCCTATCAAGCATAATTGGTGTACACTTGGTAAACGGCTGCTGGACTATACGAGGAATAGGCGCTACTGTTATTTGAGATTTTCCAATGTTTATGTGGATTTCGAGATGCAATTACCTAAGCGTCGCATGCTCAATGCCAGAAACACATCACATAAAAGTGGACTTATGCTGAACTTCCTGATTTTCCGATACGTGAAGCGTAGTTCTCATTTGTTTTCATTTTGCAGCAGTGCGGAGCCTGCTATAATAGATAATGATTGGACACATCGTGATATGAACAAACATAAAAGTCGCTTTTGCTTTGAATCCGTGGTACAGAATGACATAGGAAGGACAACTGTCAGTCTGCTTTCATATTGGCAAATAATGTATTTTGTAATAAACAAGGATAAAGCAAGTAACAGAACGACTAATAGCATTTTGTGCCCAGTGACATATCCTTCCTACGGTACCCCAATCATAATTTGTAACAGTCGCCTATGGAATTACAAGTGGTGTTCACATGAAAAAGACTACTATAAAGCACCAGTTATGGATCACATAGTGAAGGGTATAATGAACAATATAATCGATACTAATAAGCAGTTGAAGGCTTACATAGAGTGGACCTGCCAATATTTGGAGGAGAGTATTATCAGGATGCTAGATACAAACGCTATTGTTGCTCACAGTAGTGTGGTAATAAGTAGTGCTTACGGAGTAAAAACCAGAACTGGCGAGCCACATCACATCGAGAAAACTGCAGGTACTCCTCGAGGATCATGTCGAGTTGCACGATCCTATGGATCACAACCTGATATGTACTTACATATGTATCGTAGCAAGAGGTGGACATTTCAGAGGTCGATATCGTTATTCATGGGAAACCACCAAAACGATTTGGGATTGGAATCTCCGGCAAATACAATGGGTACTCATGGTAAAGATACCGATGGGCAAGTACAGATACCAACTGCAGTTGAAGTCAATTGTCCTATATACGGAGGTCGAGGAAACGCTGAATGGAATAACATTGAGAATCGACATTACGATACTCGAACGACTCAACATATCACCCAGACAGGTATAAAATTTAGTGGCGCTACTTTATCCGACACAACTCTTCGCAAAACTCATTTATGGATACATAATGCTAATTTTTTGTGCCCAGAGATAACTCTGTCGAGTATTAATCCAAACTACACTGTGGTTTTTCATCATCCGGAGGCATTTCATAATCTTAGACATCTGTTTTGCGCGGATGATCTTACATTTGCAAGATCGCTGTCCAGAACATCTAAACTAAGGTCATCCGGTGGTAAAAGTGGAGCTCCTCTGTATGTTTCTTGTGACGGTAAATTCATGATTAAACATCTAAATCGCCATGAGTTCCAGTTATTGATCGATAGGGCACCGCGATTCTTtgaacatatatttacCGGAGGAACCCTATTGAGTATACCATATGGATTAGTCTCATTGATACACAAAAGAAATGGTTCTGTTGCACGATTGCTTATTATGCAGTATGTCGACCATTCTACCGGCTCACGAAAACTTACGTTTGATATGAAAGGAGTGGCTTTTAAGCGAAGTGTGAGTGTAAATAGCTCTATTACAGAATGTCGTCCTCCGGAAGGATCTACAAGATCCAGGTGCTGTTCATTTGATTCCGAAACGGAATGGTTTACTAACATCGTTATGTTGGATTACAATTTCAAGAATTATACACGTGGCAGTCCAATTAGGCTTGCAAAAGATGATGTAGCCAGAATCTTTGAGTATCTACGAAGGGACTTAGAATTTCTGTCTATGTTAGAAGTAGTCGATTATTCGATACTGTTACAAATATGTCCATCTGAAGGTGTTATGGTCCTTGGAATCATCGATTTCCTCAGACCTTACACTTGGGACAAACAGATTGAGAGTATCGGAAAAAAGTTGGCAAATCTAGCCATCGGCCAGGAGCCTACCATCGTATCGCCTTTGGAGTACAGAGCAAGATTCTTCAGGTTTATTTCGCGTATTATTTGGCATTACAATGAAGAGACAATATCTAATGCAGTTGATAATAACGTTAAAGAAATTGATTTAACGAAGCCTACTTTTAATTGCAGATGCTCTTTCTGCGCAACAACAAAGCTTTTATATACTAACAGTGACGTGAAGTCACTGAGTCACTACATGATGTCAACATCAATCTCAGTGAGAAAGTATATTCAAAGTCTGGTTAGCAATGTTGCACCGGCAGAGGATAGGTATAAGCACGCCTGCCAggtagtagcaatgctgCAAGAAAATTATGAAACTGCAGCTATATGCCCGATAAAAGATATAACATAA